GGAGATGAGGTCCGTCATCGGTGCGAGCTCCGGTGCGCGAGGCGGGGTGAGTGCGATCCAGTCCTCTTGGGCCAACGACATGTCAGCGGCGACGATGCGAACCACGTCGGCATCCTCCGGCAGATCTGCGATCGGGTAGCGCAGGTTGCGCCATGATGGACCTTCACCGGCATCGAGCATTTCGAGCTCGCCGAGCTTCTTGGCCTTGCCATTGTCGCCGAGCTTGCCATATTCGAGGAGCAGCTCTTCGCCTTCCTGAAGTACTCCGTTGATGTCGTGGTACTCCGCCTTACCGGCAACAGAAACGACGATGAGTGGGGCGGTCTCGGTAGCTTCGGGGACCTCGTACCACTCAGTTTCAATCTTTGCGGTTCCACGTGGTTTGTCCTCCCACGAGCCCACAACAGGGATGCGCGTGTAGTCCAAGTTGAACGGTAGGTTCACGGTGGAGTTATTCACACCGGTATCACCTTCAGCGCGCTTACCTTGTGTACCACCTTCGGAGGTGGACTGGTTGGCGGTGGTCTCGGCGTCGGTGGACGTCTCATCCGTGGTAGCGGGCGCGTTGACTGCATCAGCTGCGTCGGTGTCGGTATCGCCGGTGGTGCGGGAGTCGGTGTTGGCGTTGCCGGATGAGGTCTGGGAGTCGCGGCCGATGGCGCCGATCGAGGCGGAGTCCATGTTCTCTGGCTCGATGAACTCCGGCACGCCGTCAGGGTGGAACCCGCGAATCTCGCCGGATTCCAGGGACTTGCCCAGGGGCACCCCGTTGATGGGGGTGAGGAAGGAGTCGTTGGTGTTGGTCTCCATCAGGGCGTCAGAGGCGAGGCCACAGGAATTTCCACCCAGGGCGCGCACGTTGCCCATGCCCACAGAGTATGACGGTGCTTGATCGATGAACGCCTTGGCAAAGGAAAGCATAGAGAAAGCGACCATCGCGATTGACATGACAGCGATCGGTGCCGTCATTAGAGTACGGAACCTGCCACCCTCCTTGGCCTGGGCGGCCTCGAACTCTGCGACAGTGCCCGTCTCTTCAGCCTTCGCGCGGTGGTAGGAGTCGCGGAACGTCTGCCAAATGCCGATGGCCAGGGTGATCAATGCCAAGAGCAGCACGACGGTATTCGCCTCGATGCCCTTGATCTGGACCGTCTTATCCCACCAAGGAATAGCAAAGGACGAGACGTACCACCAGGCGTTCCAGCCGGCCAGAGTAATGGCCATCAGGAACAACACGGCAGCCAGAGTGAGGGTACGAGCGCGAGCAGATTTCACTGCTATTTGCGAAAGTACAACTGCACCCAGTGCGGCGATGGCACCTGCGATACCTGCGTAGATACCAAAGTGGTGGGTCCACTTGGTCGGGGTGAACATCAGGAAGAACATCGACATCGCGACGATCAACAGCATGCGCTTTGTCGGGTCCTTGGCCGCACCTGGGACCTTGCCGTAGCGAGATACGCTCCAGACCACTAGACCCAGGCAGAACAGCATCGTGAACATAGCAAAACGACGCGACATCGATCCGTCAACCGCTTGCTGGAACAACGTGCCGTAGCGGACCCACTCGGAGTACCACTCCAGCGCTGGTCCGACTTCGCCACGCACGCTGGTGGATTCTAGGACACCGGCGAGGGTCTGATCAGCGAACACTGGGACCAAGATGGTGGTGCCGGCAGCCAGGAACGGAGCCACCCACGCGTACCACGGTGCGTGACGACGACGCGCGCGCAACACCTGGAAAAGCCAGGGTAGAGCGACCAAGAATACGCCCACCGCCATAAGACCCGTTGGTCCGCACGACAACGTATAGGTGGCAAAAATGGTGCCGATTGCGGCCGGGAACAGTCGGTTTGTCGCGATGGCACGCTCGAAGGATGCCCAGGTGGCCAGCACACCGAGCGCGATAATCGGCTCTGGGCGAAGGCCGTTGTTGTAAGGCAGCCAGAATGCGAGGAACATGAACGCGGCTGTCCAGTAAGCCATGCGGCGTTCGCTGATGGCGGTGCCTAGCCGTGGCAGGATCTCGCGGGAGAGAATCCACCAGGTAAGGATGCCGGCGATGAGCGTCGGTACGCGCATCCACACCGATGCCGTGGACACCTGCGAGAAGGCCGCGAGTAAGTCATAAAACGGGGAACCGAACGGAGATTCAGGTACGCCGTACCAGCGGTAGTAGTTTGCCATGTAGCCGCTCTCGTTGGAAGCGCGGGCCATGGTCAAAATAAATCCATCGTCCGAGGTGTTTGCGCCGAGGAAGTGCCAGAAGCCCAAGACAAACAACACCAGGCCGTCGAGCGGCTTGAGCGTGAACCACTGCTTGCGCAGGAATGGGATGCGGCGGCCATCGAGTCCGTCCATGCGCCACAGGGCGAGCAGCGACACGATCGTCAGCACCATTCCAAGCACCATCGCGGTGAGCTTTAGCGCAGACGGGGCGGAGGTAAATCGCGAGTTGATTTCAACGTCAGCTGATAGACCAGCGTCGATCAGAACAGCAGCTTCCGCGTCGATCTCGGTGTAAATACCCGTGACCTGCGGGCGCAGATCGTCCTCGACCTCTTCCGAGAACTTTGTCCCAGGGATGTCTGCCATCACGCCGTCCTCGGTAGCGGTGATTTCGAGCACGGCGTCGTCGTCAAGCGTGGCGGCTTCTTCGGCGGTGATTTCGAAGACAACGTCGTTCAACGAGCTCACGCTGAGCCCGCCGCCTTCCGTGGCGGTGACGAACAGGCCACGGTCGTAGGCCTCGGTGGAGGCATCGGGCAGGGTGCCGATGACGGTGGATTGGCCCTCGTGGAGGTGCTCCACCGCCTGAAGCGGAACCGACAACTCGAGCTTTTCAGGCGCCAACGAAATAAGTGGTGCGTTGACAGAATTCAGCGAGTTATTCTGCGGCCAGCTAAACGACGATTGCGTCTGGTTGACGGGCAGAAAAGGTGTTGCGACAAACAGGAGGAACGCGAGCACGCCTGTGATGATGGCTGTGTTCTTCAGCCATCCGGGAGCCTGCGCTGGCTGGGAAGATTCTTGCACGGTAGTCAATTCTAGGTCTTTGGTCATTACTGCTGAATACGAGTGGTTACGACGAACGGGCCGATCTGAGTGGTGGCCCAGTAATTGCTGGAGAAAACTTCGGGGTTGAAGTAGACAGCTTCGTAGCGAACATTGGGCTGGTTCGGGAAGATATCAACAGCGACGTGGCTCTTCCACTCGGTGGCTGAATCGTCGACCTTCCCTTTGAAGATGAACACATCTGGTGTCTTCCAAGGAGCGGAGTCGAGTTCTTCGATGAACTTTTCCGGTGTGGCACCGACGTCAAATGAGGTCTGAGCCCAGCGGTTCAGGGCGTCATTGCGTGTGTCGAATTCGCCGAGCGGGTTGGCGTAGTGGCTGGTAAAAGCGTTGAAGCCGTGGTACGGGTAGTACGCCATGAAGTTGATCTCGTCGGTGAATACGACGGTTTCTGTCGGCTCGTAGCCGTGGCGACGAATGGTTTGGTCAATATCCGAGTAGTAGCGACCAGCGTCGGGGGAGAAGCGGTCGGCGCGTTCGCCGTAGCCGTCGGTGTCTTGATACGCCTGGTCAATGAAAGACTGGTTCTGGGCCGGGATCTGCTGCACGTAGAACAGTCCAGCGAGGGAAACGATGACGACGAAGGCACGCGTGATTCGCTGGTTGGTTTTCAGGGTGAAGCGATCTGGGTAGAGATACTCAAAGCCCAAGAGACGAAGTTCTGCGAGCGCCAGAACACCTGCGGTTGACATAAACAGCACGATCAGGGTTTCCATGCGGAAGCCCAGCAGGGTCGTGCCGGCGAGTGTGGCCACCTTGGAAGCAAGCGCCCACAGATAGAACACGCAGGTAGCTACGGCGAGCATCCGGATCTCGGGATCACTAAAACGAATCAGCATGTAGATCAAGCCAGCTAGGCACAGGAACCCGATGACCGAGAAGGTCAAGAACGGAACAGGGAACTGCGTATCTTCCGTCGGCAGGTAGTGCGGCGCGGTGGACGAAACGTGAGGGGCACCGGTGAGAACCTCCCACACGTATGGTCCCCAGCCGATCAACGCGATTGCGATCGCCCCGAAGCCGATCACGAGCAACTGGCGCAATGGCACGAAACTGCGGGCGAACACCACCGCTGTCAGGGCAGCTAGTACGACGACCGACAATGCCAGCACGCCGGTAAAGAGCGTGTAAAACAGCGCAGAAACACCGAGGTAGAGCATCACCGCGAACGTGGCCGGCCAAGAGCCACGGAACGCGCGGTGCAAGACGATGGCCATGGCGGGGGCATACATGCCGACGACTGCCGCATATGGCTCCTCGGGCGTCATGACCAAGATGATGCTGACGGTGACCAGCGCCAGTGCCGTGGCAACGGGCAGCGAGCCGAGGATCTTGCGCCACAGCGGCACGAGCGTCGCAGCGACGATGGCCATGGAAATCAGCGCCCACGGCTGATAGACCTCCCAGCCCGGAAGGTTCAAAATGTTGGCTAGACGTCCACCGAGCCAGAACCACCCAATTGGGTAGTAGGTAGGCATGTCGATGTAGTTCATGTCCTGGTTGGTGATGGTCTCCGTCATACGCGACAGGAACTGCGTGCGGAAACCCTGGTCAACCTGGATGCCGTCGAGATAGAGCTTGGTAGCAGAGAGTGGAATGCCCAACGACGTAATGACTAGGCCGGTCGGCGCCAGGGAACACAGTGCCTCGGTGAGCACTGTGCGCCAGCGCGGACGGGGGCGATTTTCACGATTATCTTTCAGCCACAGCAGACAGAACACAACCACCGTGACCAAGATGATGAACGAGCCGGCGGTAGCCAGCGCAGGCGTCACGTTGGATGTGTTGAAAGCAGGAAGAGAAGAGGCGCGCAGGATATACCAGGCCACCAACGTCAAAAACCCACCCAAGAACCCGTACAGCGCGAAGGCTAGAACGGTCGCCCGAGTGGACACCTTGTCTGGTGCGTATTCGGTCGTGAGCAAGGGTGGGGCTAATTCCTCGCGTGCCGACGAGCGCGAGTGCACGTCGGCAGCGGTGGACTTTCCTTCAATCGGGTCCGTGGGAGAAACGGTCATACCTGATAGTCTCCCACATCCTCCCAAATTACATGTTGAGCTTGCGCATGATCCCGGCCGGAATGTGCTGAAGCACCAAGGAGACAGGGCCAAATAGCTTGTGGACAAAGAGGGAAGAATCCCCCTTTAGGACGGACTCTACGGTTGCTTCCGCTACGTCGGAGACGTTGACGGTCAGCGGCGCTTCTTTTCCAAGATCCGCGGTCATCTTGGTGCGGACCTGACCCGGGCGGACAACCAGCACGTTGACGCCGAAGTCGCGCAGAGCCTCACCGAGCTGGGTGTAGAAGCCGTCGAGACCTGCCTTGGACGCGCCATAGACGAAGTTAGAACGACGCACGCGCATGCCTGCCACTGAGCTCAGCGCGACGATCGTGCCGTGGCCCTGCTGCTTCATTGCCTGGCCCAAGAGAACACCAACGGAGACTGGTGCGGTGTAGTTCAGCTGAGCCGACTCGACAGCGGCCTGCTGGTCCTGCCAGAGGCGTTCCTGGTCACCCAGGGAGCCGAACGCGACGATGGCAACGTCGACGTCGCCCGTGTCGAAGGCTTCCTTGATGACGCCGGGGTGGGTGTCAAAGGCGGTCGCGTCGAAGTCGATGACATTAACCTTGCTTGCGCCAGCATTTTCGATCTGGGTGACGGCGTCGTCGATACGCGGGGAATCCTTGCGGGCCGCGAGGGTGACTGTAGGGGAGCCGCCGCGGGAGACGAACTCCTCGACGATGCCGAGTCCGATCTCGGAGGTTCCGCCAAGAAGCAGAATGTTTTGTGCTTGGCCTACTGCATTGAGCATGAGTTTCTCCTTAGTGAAGTTCCAGACGGCGGGACATATCGGAAGCGAAGACACCGTTCGGGTCGATCGCATTGCGGGTCTTTAGCCAGCCATCGAGTCCTGGGTACATCTTGTGGAAATTCTCCGCGGAGGTACGGGATTCCTTGGCCAGGTAGAGGCGACCGCCGAATTCCATGACCTGCTTATCGATGCGGTCGAGGAATTCGTTCAGACCGTTGCGGATAGGGAAGTCCACGCAGACGTTCCAGCCCTTCATCGGGTAGGACAAAGGCGCACGGTTGCCCTCGCCGAACAGCTTGAACACGTTCAGCGCCGAGTAGTGGCCGGATGCCTGAATGTCGTAAATGATCTGCTTGAAAGGTTCAACAGCGTCAGTTGGAACAACGAACTGGTACTGCAAAAAGCCCTTCTTGCCGTAGCCACGGTTCCACTCCGCGATCATGTCCAGCGGCTGGTAGAACTGCGTCAGATTCTTTACGTCGTTCTGGGAGTCCTTGCCCATGGCGTAGTACAGCTCGCCGATGGTGTTGAGGGTGAGCTTGTTCATCGTCCAGGACGGGAAGATGTCTGGCACGGTCATCAGCTGTGGCGCGGTGAACTTCAGCGGATCGCGCGCAAGCTTCGGAGCGAGTTCTTCCAGCTGCGCCAGGGTTGCCAGGGAGCCACGCGAGATTGTGGAACGGCCGACCTTCGGCGCTGGGTTGATCGCGTCGAACCAAGCGGAGGAGTAGTCATAGTTGGCCTCGGCACCGTTGGAGTGCTCCTCGATGGTCTCGTCGAGGTTGTTGGTGCGCACGGTGTCAGAGATGAAGTAGGCCGTCTCGGTCTTCGTCATCTTGATCTTCGCGCGGACGATGATGCCGGTGAGGCCCATGCCACCGACGGTTGCCCAGAACAGGTCGCCGGATGGGTCGTCTGCAGAACCGTTTGGTTCGAGATGCAGGATGCGGCCGTCTGCGACGAGCAGTTCCATGGAGACAACGTGGTCGCCGAAAGAGCCGTCGGAGTGGTGGTTTTTGCCGTGGATGTCAGGTCCGATGGCGCCACCGATGGTGACCTGGCGGGTGCCGGGAAGGACTGGGACCCACAGGCCATACGGGATTGCAGCGCGCATGAGCTGGTCCAGGGTCACGCCACCATCGACATCGACGATTGCGGATTCAGGGTCGATCGAATGGATCTGGTTGAGCGACTGCATGTCGATGACCAGGCCACCAGCGTTTTGCGCTGGGTCACCGTAGGAGCGGCCCATGCCGCGGGCGATTACGCCGCGTCGTGCGTTGGATGGCAAAGACTCGTTCTGCTCTGCCACCATCTGAACAGCCTTTTGGATCATTTCGAGATCCGAAGTCTCCAGCACGTGCGCTGTCGTCGGAGCGGTACGGCCCCAGCCGTGAAGGGACTTTTCAGTAGTGTGTAGTTCCATCTTTTCCATTCTTTAACTCGATGGTTTCTGATGTGAATGGGTAGTTCCAACACACAACCCTACCGATGTGGCAGACGGCGGGGGTCAAAGAACGCTGTGAATTAGGTCGTATCTTTTAGAGGTCCATTAGCTCCTTGATTTCCTGTGGCAATTCCTCTTGAGAGGTGATCGTCGGCAAGCCTGCTGCCTTGTGTTCCGCGAGCAGTTCGTAGACGCGGGAGCGCGTTGTTGAATCGACAAGGGGTAGCTCCTGCGCCATGAGACGCACCATGTGATCGTCAAGAGGGACCTCAACGCGCTGGGCTGCGACATGTTCATTGTTGTTTGCGTTCATTCTGCTAACAGTACTGTGTCGGGCGCACAGTTAAGATGGGTGGCATGACTGCTCAAGAGACGCTTCTCGACGAAACAGAAGACCGCATCGATTACAACGCCTTAGACAACACCACTGGTGGGCGCGCCCTGCAGGCCGGTTTCTTAGCCGCGATCGTGGCCGTTCCCGACTATGTGGCATCGCGAGCTGGACGCTGGGCAACCACTGCCTCGCTGATCGTGGCCAACCTCGTGGCGGTTGCAGCATTCAACGCCTTTGATGAGGATCCGCGGAACGATTTCTCTGCCGTCCTAGACCGAGACGAGGCAGAGGAATCCATCGAGGTGGCATCGGTGGCTAAGACTTGGGCAACCGTGGGACTGCTGTTGGTGCTCTTGGTGGGTTCAGTTGTCTTGGGCTTCCGTTTTCAGAACATGGTGACAAATGCGCTGCGCAAGCGTGGTTGCACCCGTCCGAACACGGCCTTGGGGTTGACCTTGGCCACCTTGTACTTCGCCGGCGAAGAAGCGAAAGCACGCCTATGAGTGACCATCCGGTTCTTGCGGTCGTCGACAAGCAGGAGGGCACAACCGTCATCTGGCGAGTCGCAACCACTCCCGGTTTCGCACCACTGTCGGGCGCTTGGATCGTTGCAAGTGAGCAGGAAGTTACCCAGTTGACTCGGGATGCTGTAGTGATCTCGGTCGGTCAGTCGCTTAACGACGACACACCGACCACCTCCATATCTGCAATTGCGGAGGCAATGGGGGAGCAGGGGGTGAAAGATCTGCCGGATCTTGAATCTACTCCCGCGTACTCTGGCGAGCCCGAGGCGCAAGCAGCCTGGACCACCGCAGTGCAGGCAGCTCAGTTAGTAGAAGCGTGGCATGCAGGTGGCGCGCGGCGACGCACACGCGGTGAAGACACCGTGAGGGTGCTGCCGACACCGACAGCTTGAAAAAGCGGAAATCGCTACGCTGGGGTCTATGTCCAGCAAGCTACTTCGCTCTCTTACGCCCCGGAAGGTCATTGACCTTGCGGCGGAACGTGCAGCGCGCCGTGGCGAGCCAGCCGAGCACAACACCCTGATGGTGCGCGCCGGAGCCTACGTGGTCGATGAAGAGGTCATCCGTCACATTGGGATCGACGAGGCCATGACTCTCCAAGAGTGCCAACGCGTGCTCGTGACCTGCTTCAACCTCCCCGACGAGGGATCTCCCGCGAGGTTTACTCACGAAGTCGACGATGACGGCCGCCTCGAAATTTCTCGCCCTATCGGTGAATTGCTCCGCGAATCGGGCGACAGCCTCTTCTTTCACTGGGGCTTGTGGAGCTTCCACCTACACCTGGGCGAGAAATGGCCGCGCGATGAAGGGACTCCCCGCGCGCTGTGTATCGGTGGAATCGGCGAATTTCAAGGTCGTCCCTTCGACCTCACCGACGTGAATGCCGAACTGACCGGTACCGACACCGTGCAACAAGTACTGTCCAACGCGCGTGGAGAAGTGTGCCGAGTTATCGAGCGCACGCGCATCTTTGACTTTGTGCCCCTGCTCCAAGCAATGGATCTAGAACGGCCCACAGCGGTAGATGCTGAAACCCGCGAGATCTTGGCTGAGTTGCCCCTAGAGCAAGACGACGAGCCGGTGGATGCATTCTGGTCCACGGTGCTGGGGCTTTCCTGCCTTGCCGACGAGCCACTGACCGACACCGTCATCGAGGACACCATGAACGCGCTGCGGTGGGGAAGCCCCGAAGAGCTTTCAGCCGACGACATCAAGAAGCTTTGCTCGGAGTCGCTTGACGTGCTGGCATCGGTGGGGGCTTATGGAACAGATGCTGGATCCACGGTGGATCGCCTAGACATCTACCGTGAGTTGATTCGCCAGACAAACGGGTAGACTCTACCGGCGTGCCAACATCACCGAAGAAAGAGCGCCGTTTCGACGACAATAGCGCGCTTGTCCAGCTTGTCCGCTTCACCACCGTGGGCATCTTTACCGCCCTCATCGACTGGTCTTTGACCATTTTCTTCATTGACGTTATCGGTTGGCCTCGCCAGGTGGGCAAGGCGATTGGCTGGGTGTTCGGCACGTTGGCTGCCTACTTGCTCAACTCGCGCTACACCTTTAAATCGGAAGTCTCCGCGAAAAAGGCTGCCGCGGTATTTACGCTGTATGCTTCGACATTCTTGATCCAGCAGCTGATCTTCTGGGTGACCAACGAACCACTCATGGCCATGGGATTCCAAGGCGCCACCAAGAACACGATTTCGTTTGTGCTCGCGCAGGCTGTAGCGACCATCACCAATTTTGTGTTGCAGCGGGTGCTGATCTTCAAGGCAAAGTAGGCTGAGGCGTTATGGCCGACCCGATTTCTACCGCATGGGCGGCGCTTCGGGCAGCAAACCTGCACAAGTCCGACGCGCTGCACGCTCAGGCTGCGCGATTTGGCGCCACCGGCGCGATCTCTGCGGGTGTCGATGTCACCTTGACCTGGCTGTTGCAGATTGGCCTCGGGGTTCTCGGCCAAGGTTGGGCTCGTTCGGTGGGATACGTTGCCGGAACTTTCGTGGCCTACCTACTCAATCGCCGCTTTACCTTCCGGGCGCAGTTTTCCAAGCGGAGGTTTGTTGCGGTCATTGCGCTGTACACGCTGAGTTGGCTGGCTAACGTGGAGCTTTACCACCGCATTTTTGTCTGGCTGCATGAAGCTACGGTGCTCACGGAAACACCGGTGCTCCTGATCGCTTATGCGATCTCGCAGGGCTTGATCACCGTGGTGAACTTCGTGGTCCAACGGTCGGTGATCTTCCGGCCGCCTCGGGGCACCACGACCAAGTTCACTAGCTAGGGACGGCGGAAATCCTCGCGGGCGCCCATACGTAGCAGCTTGAGCCACTGGAAAAATTCTTTCGGACTCTTGCGTTGGATCAAGAAGAACCAACCAAAACGAACTACTTCCTGCAGCTGCATCGCCTTCATGCCGCGCTGGCCGATGATGTAGCCGCGGTTGCGATACGTGAAAAAACGCTTGGTCGGATTATCCGGGTACTGCGCGTGCGCGCGTCCGCCCATGATCGGGTGGAACTCGCTGGAGCCGTCCGGGTGTACGTACGCGGTGGTCAGGGCGGTGCCGTAGCTTAGTCCAGACTGGGAGAGCCGACGGTGGTACTCCACCTCGTCGCCACGGATGAACAGGCGGTAGTCAGGAACCCCGATGCGTTCCATCGCGGAAGCTGCGATAAGTGCGCCATTAAATAAAGAGGCGTAATCAGGCAGGAAATCGCCTTCGAGCTCTTCACGACGACGGTGCCACACCAAACCTTGGCGCAGGGGAAAAGCGAGCTTGTCTGGGGCCTCGATGTTGCAGACTACGGGCGAGACTTGGTGCAGCTTCTCACGCGCCGCCACACGGTAGAGCTCTTCAAGGACCGAGTTATCCGCTGGGCGACCGTCATCGTCGGCACACCAGATTGCGTCGGCTCCGAGGGCGAGAGCGTGAAGGAAGCCGTAAGCAAAACCACCCGCACCGCCAAGATTGGTGTGGGAGGCGAGGTAAACTCCGCGCTGGCCGGCGAGATCAGAAACTAGCTGCTTAACTGCTTCTTCTGCGCCATTATCCACGACAATGACCCAGCCAATCGGATGTGTCTGGGACACGACCTGCTCTAGTGAGTTGCGCAGTAACTCGACACGTTTGTGGGTGACGATAACTGCGGCGGTGGTTCCGTGAGGGTCAAGCGTGGGGGTTTCCCGAGATTCCGACATAGCGCTTATTGTGCCACTTCGGGCCAGCTGCCGTGTGCGCAGGATTGCGGTAGGCCAGTCTGCCCCTATCTGGGGGACAGAATTAAAGGAATTCAATAATGGTTTTGCAACGCAAATTGCAGCATAAAACTTGTCATGCTAATTTAGAAATTGCGACTAAAGAATAAGTGGATTAAAACTGAATGTTCTTTCTGGTGTGGATATTCAGCGGAGCACGCGACCGGACTCTTCTCACTGGTTGCGCCCACATTATTCTTGGCGCCCATCGCATTGGAGGCACGGCTTCAATGCACCTTCCGAAGGTTTTAGCCTTCTGGTTGGCGCAATCCCCCGCGGGGACAGTGGTACGGCACTGTTCTAGCGGGGGATTGTGTTGTCTAGAGAACTTTTCAATTTTCGAGTGGGGGTAGCCCTACTCTCTATTGTCCTCGTTGTGGAAACGATCGATCATGCGGCGAACATGATCGCCCGCTTCCTTGCCCTCGTAGGCTTCGACGACGTCGTCGACAAGCCCCGCCTGACGAATCTGGCCATGATCGATCCACAACCCAGTAGTACACAGTTGGGCTAGAAAGTCGTTGGAGTGCGAGGCGAAGACAAGGATGCCGGAGCGTTCCACCATCTCGGAAAGTCGTACGCGAGCTTTGGCCATGAAGGCGGCGTCGACGGCGCCGATGCCTTCGTCGAGAAGCAAAATCTCGGGCTCGATGGACGTGACCACGCCGAGGGCCAAGCGCACGCGCATGCCGGTGGAGTAGGTTCGCAGTGGCATGGCAAGGTAATCACCAAGCTCGGAAAACTCAGCGATGTCGTCCATCTTCTTCTTCATCTGCTTGCGCGATTGACCTAGGAAGAGTCCTCGGATGATGATGTTCTCGTAGCCGGAGATCTCGGGGTCCATGCCCACACCCAGGTCGAAGACGGGAGCTACGCGACCACGGACATCAGCGACGCCACGGGTGGGCTCGTAGATGCCGGAGAGTAGGCGCAACAAGGTGGACTTACCTGCGCCGTTGTGGCCGACGAGGCCAACGCGGTCGCCTTCGCGCAGGTGGAGGTTGATGTCTTTGAGTGCCTCGACGACGACGGTATTGGCGTCGTTCTTGCCCAATGCGCCACCGGCGGTGGAGAGCATGGCTTTTTTAAGGGAGCGGGATTTAGCGTCGAAGATGGGGAAGTCAACGCAGGCGTTGTAAGTATCGATTGAAACCATGGTGAGTGCCTCCTAGACCCAGTAACTTACGCGGAAGCGCCACTGGCGCATGGTCAAAAGGGCAAGGCCAAGGCCGACAAAAGTGCAGGCCAGGACGATCCACCAGTGATAAGCGGCGGCCTCGCCACCGACCATCGGCTGGCGGACGATTTCTAGGTAGTGGAAAAGCGGGTTGATCTCGGCGATCATGGCGCGGTTGGCTACTTCGCCGCCCTGTTGCTTCAGGGTTTCTGTGGTCCACACGATCGGCGTTACGTAGAACGCCAGCTGCACTAGGGCTTCAAGCAGTGGTGCCACGTCGCGGAAGCGTGTTGCGATGATGCCGAAGAACATGGCTACCCAGACACCGTTAATGATGAGAAGCGCTAAGGCTGGGATGGCCATCAGCATCTTCCAAGTCACCGGGATATCGAAAATAATCAGCAGAATGACCCAAATCACCAGGTTGTGGGCAAGGAAGAGGGCTTGGCGCCATACCAGGCGGTAGACGTGCACTGATAGCGCTGAGGGGAGCTGTTTGATCAGGCCTTCGTTGTCGATGAAGACGTTAGAGCCTTCGTTGATGCAGCCGGAGAGGAAGCCCCAGATGATAAAGCCCACGGTGACGTGGGGGAGGAAGTACGCGATGTCGATCTGGAAAAGCATCGAATACAGTAAGCCCAGCGCAACTGCCATGACACCGGTGGCGATAGTGATCCACAAAGGGCCTAGGGTGCTGCGGCGGTAGCGCTGCTTGATGTCCTGCCAGCCCAGCTGCAGCCACAGTTCGTATTGGTTCCAGCCTCGCACAAGGTCAGCGAAGGCTGCCTTGAAGGTCTTTGACTCCGATTGGGGAGTGGCGTCGCTTGCGTCTGACGTCATGCGGGCGACGTCGTCGCGGAGTTTGGTTTTATCCAGCACGATTATTCAGCCTAGTCGGGTGGGGGTTGTTTCTGGTCGAAGGGTGAAGTGAGGTCGAGGTGATTTCCGCCGAGG
The Corynebacterium breve genome window above contains:
- a CDS encoding FAD-binding oxidoreductase; the encoded protein is MELHTTEKSLHGWGRTAPTTAHVLETSDLEMIQKAVQMVAEQNESLPSNARRGVIARGMGRSYGDPAQNAGGLVIDMQSLNQIHSIDPESAIVDVDGGVTLDQLMRAAIPYGLWVPVLPGTRQVTIGGAIGPDIHGKNHHSDGSFGDHVVSMELLVADGRILHLEPNGSADDPSGDLFWATVGGMGLTGIIVRAKIKMTKTETAYFISDTVRTNNLDETIEEHSNGAEANYDYSSAWFDAINPAPKVGRSTISRGSLATLAQLEELAPKLARDPLKFTAPQLMTVPDIFPSWTMNKLTLNTIGELYYAMGKDSQNDVKNLTQFYQPLDMIAEWNRGYGKKGFLQYQFVVPTDAVEPFKQIIYDIQASGHYSALNVFKLFGEGNRAPLSYPMKGWNVCVDFPIRNGLNEFLDRIDKQVMEFGGRLYLAKESRTSAENFHKMYPGLDGWLKTRNAIDPNGVFASDMSRRLELH
- a CDS encoding GtrA family protein; this encodes MPTSPKKERRFDDNSALVQLVRFTTVGIFTALIDWSLTIFFIDVIGWPRQVGKAIGWVFGTLAAYLLNSRYTFKSEVSAKKAAAVFTLYASTFLIQQLIFWVTNEPLMAMGFQGATKNTISFVLAQAVATITNFVLQRVLIFKAK
- a CDS encoding GtrA family protein, yielding MADPISTAWAALRAANLHKSDALHAQAARFGATGAISAGVDVTLTWLLQIGLGVLGQGWARSVGYVAGTFVAYLLNRRFTFRAQFSKRRFVAVIALYTLSWLANVELYHRIFVWLHEATVLTETPVLLIAYAISQGLITVVNFVVQRSVIFRPPRGTTTKFTS
- the glfT1 gene encoding galactofuranosyltransferase GlfT1 — its product is MSESRETPTLDPHGTTAAVIVTHKRVELLRNSLEQVVSQTHPIGWVIVVDNGAEEAVKQLVSDLAGQRGVYLASHTNLGGAGGFAYGFLHALALGADAIWCADDDGRPADNSVLEELYRVAAREKLHQVSPVVCNIEAPDKLAFPLRQGLVWHRRREELEGDFLPDYASLFNGALIAASAMERIGVPDYRLFIRGDEVEYHRRLSQSGLSYGTALTTAYVHPDGSSEFHPIMGGRAHAQYPDNPTKRFFTYRNRGYIIGQRGMKAMQLQEVVRFGWFFLIQRKSPKEFFQWLKLLRMGAREDFRRP
- the wzt gene encoding galactan export ABC transporter ATP-binding subunit Wzt/RfbE, which gives rise to MVSIDTYNACVDFPIFDAKSRSLKKAMLSTAGGALGKNDANTVVVEALKDINLHLREGDRVGLVGHNGAGKSTLLRLLSGIYEPTRGVADVRGRVAPVFDLGVGMDPEISGYENIIIRGLFLGQSRKQMKKKMDDIAEFSELGDYLAMPLRTYSTGMRVRLALGVVTSIEPEILLLDEGIGAVDAAFMAKARVRLSEMVERSGILVFASHSNDFLAQLCTTGLWIDHGQIRQAGLVDDVVEAYEGKEAGDHVRRMIDRFHNEDNRE
- the wzm gene encoding galactan export ABC transporter permease subunit Wzm/RfbD; its protein translation is MTSDASDATPQSESKTFKAAFADLVRGWNQYELWLQLGWQDIKQRYRRSTLGPLWITIATGVMAVALGLLYSMLFQIDIAYFLPHVTVGFIIWGFLSGCINEGSNVFIDNEGLIKQLPSALSVHVYRLVWRQALFLAHNLVIWVILLIIFDIPVTWKMLMAIPALALLIINGVWVAMFFGIIATRFRDVAPLLEALVQLAFYVTPIVWTTETLKQQGGEVANRAMIAEINPLFHYLEIVRQPMVGGEAAAYHWWIVLACTFVGLGLALLTMRQWRFRVSYWV